atgcataaaattaaaagtttaaaagtaattaaacaagttttaaaaagaggctttccatttgattcaattttatatgacGATTAGGCATAAAAattagaattgggctgaaaggtctgttgctttattacgtattcaggttgtgtatcatgtttttaaaaagtaactaagtaactaattacttttgatcagcaaaaaatgtaagtaatcagtaaagcaactggattacttttttgaagaagtaatcagtaattagttactaattacttttttaagcTGTCTGAACTAAATTGTTTGGTTGGTGGGTGGGCGTGTCTTAGATGGGCAGGCTCTACTGAAGGATTCATGTGTGAAGAATTACTCAAGGCCAAGCTGGCACAGACTGAGAGGCATCAAGAGGTCGCAGGGCCCTGcagccaaacaaacacacatgaaaacatccATGGATTCATGATTTTAATGTTTCTAAAGTCCTCATCACAAACATGACTGAACATGAAGCGCTGGAGGTTTCCAGGCTCCCGTCCTGATGTAAAGGAGAGAAGCGAACTTCAGTGAAAACGTAACGTGGGAGTGATTCTCGATGAAATCAGCAACACAAAGAAGGCGAGCTCTCGGTTTCTGCTGCGGTCCTCCCTGCATGCCTCCTCTCACGCTTTCAGACTGTTTGTTTCTGACTCCAGCACGTTGCCATGGAAACTCGTGTTTAACAgcaggtgaggggaggaaggaaACGCCACCTCTCCACCTCCAGACCTCCGGCTCCTTTTTGCCTCCTCAGTCTGAAGCAGAAGTGTGTGAGGAGTGAAAAAGTGTcacacagagtttgtaattcTGTCTTAACTGCGTCTGGAGAAAGAATCCAGCTCCTCAAACTGCTTCCAGATCAGCTCATTAAGCCCAGCAGagcaggaggggggggggggggggggggggggggggggggcacgcACGTTAACAGCACGCAGCACAGAAGCCAGGCCAGGATTCCTGTGAGGTGGCGTCATGTGCAGCTGTACGTCCCCGGGGTCCAGACCCGGTCAGGATGGGTGGAGTCTCGGGGCGGAGGGGTGGGTCAAAAACATTCATTTCTATTATCCTGACATGTGGATGTTGTCTGCTGTTGTTTCATTGTCCAGTTTACGGTAAAATCACCTCTCGTGACCTCTCGTTTCAGTCAGAGTGAGTCCAGATGATTCTTACTTCTCATTTTCAGCAACATGTTTTCATTCCTAAACTAGTAGAGTGGCTTAGCATGATTACCAGCTCAAacaataatccttatttatcttacaGCGCACTGTGACGCAGCTCCCCAGTTTCAAACTGTCTGGAAACTTTATTCTGATTGGCTCAGAAGATTTGAACAGAAGCGAGAAGGGAGCATACTTGATCAAATAAACATCACGTTGTATTAAATAAGACCTCAAATTGCTGCTGGAGATAACAAACTCCATCAGAGGTCACGGAAATGAGCGGAAGAGTCACCGTGCTGTCGTGGAACCAAGACGGTGAAGCTCGGGTTCGGATTTGGGAACGAatccatgtgtgtgaatgagacagaAGCAGggaaggagagacagaggagtttaaatacctgggctccaaagcaacagacagcacacaagagaggtgaagaggagtgggtggagacggGAGCCGTTTATTGTGACAGGATAGTTTAAAGATGGAGGCaagacctgctgtgatgtatcGTTTGGAGACGCCGGAGGCCGAACTGAAGATGTTCTTGAGCGGGATGGACGGGATTAGAAATGAGCgcgtgcagaggagggaggcgGGGATGGAGCTTTCAGGCAGGAAGAGAAGAGCATagatgaaggaggacatgcagaagcatgacagaggaggatgctgggataggaggagatggaggcagatgatctgctgtggcgcCCCCTACAGCGAGCAACCAGAAGAAAAAGTAGTAGTTGGTGACTGGAACCACGCTGGAAATGTGGTAATTTGGACCAAAATCAATGAAACTCCAGGTTGAAAGCCGGTAGAATTCCAGCATGAATAACAACTGGTAACGAGTCGTTGTTATATGTGCTGGTTTAGGCGCTCTTCTGCTTCTGTGCACCTCCCCTCTGTCATTCGCTGATAACTTCCACAGATGAAGTGAAGGCAGCTGCTGGTGACTTTGattatatggagaaaaaaaatcatttaagccacaaaacaacaaatgaacCCAAATAAGCTTTGTTTGAATCCTCCATGAGTACGGAGCCATCCGTCTGCATTTAAAGCTTTATTCTCTTGTGTCGTCGTCACATGAAACTTACGCTGAAACATGTTCAGAACAAAGATGCATCAGTAGTGAACGCTGTCAACATTTCTTCTCCTTTTGCTTCATATTatgttgaaaataaaacagaacacatgaaaactaaacaaaaccatGTGACTCCACTTTTCCTTTAATTCATTTCTGTACATACACCAGCACTAAACTCCACTTCCTGTCCACAGAGGCTCGTTTGTGTCgataaataattttttcatttgataaacttCACACTGACGCTTCCTGTTTGGTCAGATGGACCCAAACTTTGTCTAACTGCACCTGGATCTTATCCTGaacattttcactgctgtcCGCGGAGTCCCACGGCGGCCTCTGCCCGTCGTCCTCAGCCGTCTCCTTCGTCCTCGTGGTCGTGATGGGAGCCGATGTCCTGCAGGTCCGGCGGCTCCTCCAGCGCCTCGTGATGGGCGTGCTGGATTGACACCATGCCTGTCAGGAGGGCGTAGCTCAGCATGGCGCCCAGAGCCACCAGAGCAGACAGGAACTGCTTCCTCCGCTTGTTGGGAACGTGGTCGAAGTCTCCGCCTTCAGAGTGGGGGGAAGTCTTCTGACTGAAGCTCTCtgaaccaaaaaacaacaacgggGAGAATGTCAGCCGTGTTTCTACTGCGTTTCTACTCTAGGCGGTTTCTGCTCGCTCACGGTGGCTTCGCTAACCGCAGCGTGAAACACTACATCACAGCTGCTGGTGCACTTTGGTGCCATTTTGGCTCATCGTGCACATTCTGACTTTTTCTGCCTCGGTTGGGGTGGAAATACGAGTGTGCGGACCGGGTCTGCTGCCGTATCAATGCAGGGATTCCCACAGGACACATAAGGAAATCACCGCAGCAGTTGGAAACGAGAATTCCTGTGGAAAACTTTGCTTCTCGTCTTCCTATCGAAGAGGCGAAGCGCTTCATTtctttcctgagctgtgatcaTCCAGCAGCTCCAGAGAGCCCGGCGCGCTTCGAGCACCAGTTTGAACACTAATGTCAGAGTTTCCAGgagcaataaacaaaatgtcaacCACAACAACGTGTCAATGTCACATTACTGAAGCATGAGACGAAGTTGTGTAGACCATCAGGAACCGCTGCAGGTTGCATTAACACGAGCTACAATTCAAAAGCTCCCAGGATCCTTCACAGGGTTTGTGGCTATGGTTTAGGTTTAAAGCTGAACCATCAATGACAAGCACCCTGACCCTTGACCCCATGCTCTTAGAACATGTGAGTGGGCTTTTAAAAGTTGTTCTTTCAAGTGAAACACTGTAACTAAAGAAGTAAAGTAGTAGTAAAGTGCTGCGTCACAGATTTGTGGGTTGATGCTGTAGTCTCTTTACTTTAGAGCATAAAGCAGGACTGTTGTGGTGAACTGGTGCTTTATAATTAAATCTGAATTGAACTGGGAACTTTTCCACTGGTGTCCCCGCTCACACAGCAGGAAACGGTCCACACAAGACTCCGACTACTGGAAATACTCTGTGTGCTGAAATGAAAGCGAGCTGGGAGCGTTTCAGACGGTGTCAAGTTCACAACCAAAACTTTCTAAAAGgcaccaacaacaaaaatctctccaataaaacaaacatcgTCTTTGTGACAGCGCTCCGATAAGCATCCCGGGTCTTTTCCCCCTAAGTGTTACAACATGTGTGCCTGATGTCATCTTCGTTCCTCGTTAGTGATGGCAGAAGTCAAACAGCAGAAAACACGTTTCAGACTAAAATGAGACAATCTGTTTAGAGTGACGGTTTACACGATGTCACATCAATCTCAGACGGATAAACGATTCCAAAACATCTCAGAGGCAAAAAATGCTGACGGGCTTGAACTGTTGTTACTTCTCTTATTAATGGTTTCAGACATCTCGCTCTCAGAGTTTCACTTTAAAGTCTGCGAACAATTTGTCAGAAGATTAAAACGTCCTGAAGTGAGCGGGACGGCGTCCAGCCTCGTCCTGGACTCGAGAAGTCTGCTCTCGGACTGTTGTGTGCCTCACCTCGGCCGTCTTTGGGGAAGTAGAGCTGCAGGATGTTGGTGCAGAAGTTGGTCAGGTTGTCGAGAGTCTTCAGATGCTGTTGTAGTTTCCCATTGGGCAGTTTGCACTTCAGGATGGGCGCCAGGTGACCAAACACATAGGCATCGAGAGAGGAAGGCCTGCAGGGAGAAAAGCTTATTAGGGTCAAAGTCCAATAATCTGGTGTCACCACTGCAACTCCCAGTGACAATTACTGAGTGCATCACTGTATGCAGTGCAGTAAGGTACATAAGGAGGACAGACGTGCATGAACACAGGGTGTCTACAAGAGTTTTTACCACAGTTGACATGATACACAGTGTTTTTCAAAATGATAGCCATCAATCTATCGTCTAACGTATATTTGACCTCCTTCTCCCGAACCCTCCAGCGGCCCCGGGTCTCCTCCTGGGTGGAGGTGCCTGAAACACCTCTAGAAAAGCTTTTAACTTAATGACCATCTTCAAAGTTTCCCCAGAGTAATACAAGTGCGCTGCCTGTGAGAAAAGCCAACTTCGTGTTTTCACGTTAACGTGTGGATGAACTTACGAGTCTCCAAAGAAGAATTTGTGAGAGCCGAGTCGCTGGGACAGCAGGTTCATGCACTCGGCAGCATCTCGGTACAACTGAAAACCACAAGACagacacagaaagacaaaactgGGTCAAAGCCAGAAGCTTCAGTTTATAGATCAACAATATCTGTAAAAAAAGGCTCAAAAGGTGCAGGAAGTCTGGTTCTGCTAAAaagctgtaaacaaaaaaactccgaGCCAGTTTTGTCGTCTCGTGCTGGAGCTTTTGGGGCTTTTTCTGTTCCTGGTACTGGGACGGTAGAAGAGAGGCCTTAGGATACCCAGAGGTGTGTTCATATGTGGCCCTTTGTCCCACCAGACTTCACAAGATGGAAAGTCTCgagtagtctaaggagcttggaaagaaaagcgtctggacttctttaagttgcttgaagatgtttcacctctcatccgagaagcttcttcagttctaaaggCTCGATTACTTGCCCCCGATTCCCAACCTTTAACCTTAAATCTGCCAAGGCTACAATGGAGTCTCGAGCTGCCTGGATGTCATGCTTGTGACCTTGGTCCTCCTTGTCTGGAGTAAATTTCCTGCAGTTCATTGTTCCTCCTCTCACTGTGTACACAGCTGTTCCATTACCAGCTCCTCTGACTTAGTGCTATTGAAACCAAGCATTAAAAAGCCAAGGGCCACCATAAATTTAACTGTGAAAGCTAAAGCAAGGAACTAACATGGCCAAGGCCAAAGGTCCGTGTCCAACTCCTGTGCTGAAAGTCTGCACGGTGTGATGCCTTTTACGACCACTGAGAGCTGTTAATATCTCCACTGGACACCTCCGAAGAGAGCACATCAATTCGTTTCTTCATGCCTTAGAAACTCCTGCGACTGACTGCTGAGGTCGGGTTATACCAAACGTCTTTGGTACGGTCACTTAGAAAGGGCTTCTCAAACATGAGCGTTATAGCCTCAAGCACAGCCAAATGTTCACCAAAGTCATCAGGATTTATTTGTGTGACGTGTTTATAATCTCCAGGGGAAAAGTGTCTGACGAACTCACTTTTCTGGAGCATCCAAACACACCTCAGACTTCATCAGTGCCGACCACAAAAAATGTCGACTCTGTGCAACATTTCAGGCAGTTCTTCTACGGTTTCCCTCCAGATGACGGAAACACTCGGCAGTACATTCATATTTTACCCAGTCAGTATTTTAAAGAGCGTGACATCAAATTAATAACTGAATTATCTGGATGTTAATATTATGCTGTTGGACTGGAGGCGTGTTTTTGGCCCAGAGTTTCCATTTGCATCGGGTACTATGGACATTTAAAGGGCCGGTTCATCCAGATGACCATGTCGACGTAATGCGTAACTTCCAATAAAATGAGACTTTCTCAAACTTTGATTGAATCCATTATAAATACAGCCGCCACGCTGCTCTGCCGCCTTGAACACAGCGGGCGAAACGGGCACCGAATTTCAATTCGTGTCTGcatgagtgcatgtgtgaagCAAAGAGAGAAGCCCTCGAGGCTTTCAGTTACCATCTGATAGTCTACACCCACAACGATCATCGTGAAGCGGTACTGTGGTTTAAAAATCAGTTACAGGCTTGAAACGCCACCAGAGTTTCTCCTGGGATCACAAATATCCAAACTGTGATTCAGATGTTGTCCAGATCCTCTTCTTGGATGAACCATCAGACCAACTGATGCTATCACCCTCAGGCTCCATGACTGACTTTTTCCCTCTAGTTCACTCTGCTTCCTGGCATCTCTATTCCCCTTTCTGTACATACTCAAAATTCCAGCCTCACTGGTTTCTGCTTGACAAGCCAGACTACGTCTCTATGAACCATCCACCGTGACGTCTTTATCTTGGTTACGACCTGAAGGGGAGTCAAACTCAGAGGAAACAACCCTGGAAAATAGGCGACTTCGGCGATCGTTCATTCCTGGAAAGTCGACTCTGAAGGTTTCCGCACTGACAGGAACAAATTGCTTTTTAACTACCTTCCCCTGAACGCAGCGTGCCCTCTGACCTTTGTCCAAAGCGGACTGGTTGTTCTGCATGTGCACTTTTCCAACAGAAAGCTCCGCTGACAAAAAGTTTTCCTTTCAGTCTAGATTCGTTCCAACCACTTCAGCAGCCCGAACACATGGAAACGATATCTGCGTCTGAAGTGGAAAACCGCGGAGCTTCTGCATGTTCTGCTGTCACTGCAGCCGGCTGAAAGTCAGTGTTTCCTTCACAAAAGCGGGGGGTCTGGTGGACGCTCCACGGACACGGTGACCTCACTTTTTATTCTCATGCTGGAGTTTCAATTCAGGGGAAATTCGTTCACTTCTTTTATAAACACAAGGACAAAGAGAAGGCTGGGATTTATTGAGAAAGGAAGGAAGTTGGGAAAAAGAGAGCGAGGAGGAAGGGAAGAAAGAAATGCACAAGTTAGATTAGATAACAGGCTTTACGTATGTATCGAAGATGAATTTACTGCCTATAAAATGTTAAAGAATGACTTCACAGTATGGCATCTGGATCATCTTGATCTCGATcagctgttttattctgaagctgGTAAATCAGAGGAGGCTCGATCTCTTCTGACCTCCTCCCCCTCCGAGCGCTCACCTCCTTCTCCAGCTCCTCTCCGGCCTCCAGCCTCTCGTCTCCTCGCAGCAGTCGCAGTTTCTCCAGCTGTTGCCGCTGCATTCGTCCCGGCAGGAAGAAGTTCAGGGGGAACGGCATGTGCTCGGCGTACCAGCGCCGAGTCACGTCCACGTAGTTCTTTGGCTCGATCCAGAAAGCGTAAATCTGCAGAGGATTGATCCAGAGATTCAGGGACGAGCTCAGGAGAAACGCACTCTCGGTTCGTTAGCAGAGAAACTCGTCTCACCAGAGCCGGCATGAGTTTTTCCTCCATCAGAGAGATGAAGGCCAGGCTGTCGGCGCCTTCCTTGGCCGACAGGTCGTAGTCTGCATTGAACttctgggaagaaaaaaaaagtacatcagGATTAAACGTcgataaaacaggaacaaagaGTGGAGCAAGTTAATGATGCTCCAATGAAAGGAAAAGGAGCTCACTGCAGTCGCTTCTAAACACTTAGaatctgtttttgtcagtgatTTGTGCCTGAATGTTCAacgactttaaaaaacaagaactggCTGCACAGTCTGAGTTTATTTACCACATCACATCTTAGCGTCCTCGTTGTCTCATATTATCTACTGCCTCCCTGAACCTCCATGAACTGAAGCTACGGCATGAAGAAGAGTTgctccacaacaatgtgagacACTGATGAAGCCATGCACAAGATGATTCCTGctgaaggtggttctacaagctatcGAGTCACTGGGAGTACTGGAAGGACTGGGGTAGCAGCAGGTTTTAGGACACGCACAATACTGCAGTTAAGATGCTGTTTGAAGGAATGAGAGCTGGGAACGGGAGCGTGCTCCATGTTAGCAGGAATGTCAGTGAAAAATTCATTTGCATTATGCGTCAGTTTTACAACAAGCTGTAAACGGATTACAGTTCCagctttatttgaataacagcAAACAAAATGTGAGAGTTTCAGCTGCTCTTAGAGTCAAGTTCAGTTTCTGAAGCTTCGGTCGTCTGCAGGAACGGCTCGAGAGGAGCTGAAGGTGTTTGTTTTAGTGTGTGTTGGAGGGTTTACAGGCTGCTGCCGTCTCTGCGGTTTGAACCGCTTCCATGTTTCCTCATTAGCACAAGCAGCTGCATACAGTGGCAGCAGCAGGGAAACCAGAACGAGCTGCTGCTGAATTCACGCTCAATGAGCCGCTCTGATCAACAGCTGAGTGCACGCAGCATTAAGAGAACACTTAACAGGTCCTCCTCGTACACGAGCGGGGCCCCGAGGGGCAAGAACACCACAAGAAGATGCAAAACAGCAACAAGTTCTGTAAAGAAAGAGAGGAGCTGAAGGGCTGACGGTTTTTCCTTCCAGCAGTTTTCTCCTCCGAGCTTCTTCAACAGCTTTCCTGTCGCTGTGGTTTCTGAACAACCCACCACATGGAGAAGGCACCGAGCATGCTGGGTAATGTGTTCCAGCTGCTGAACGAAGGCCGAGCTCCTCAGCGAGGGGGGTGTGGGCCAGAAACTGCTGTTATCACTGGGTTTGAGAGTTTCTTCCTCAAAGATATTCAGGAGCAAATGTCAAAGACGCGCTTCCAGTTTGGGCTTACGATGCTGCTTTAACAGCAGGCCGCACGACGCTGAAGCAAACCTGGAAGCTCGACAGCAGCTTTAGCTCATTTTATTCCAGTGAGCAGGTGCAGAGACACACCCACACTAACAATCATGACAACATGTGATCAGAAAGCATATCAAACCCCTGCAGGCTGAACAAGTCTGAGTAATGCACGCCACTCTTCACGTGCACGACTGTGAAATATTTATGACAACGTGTCCAGGTCGGCGTGAAAGTGCCTGAAAAAGCTCCTTCAGCATCCACACTGTACAAAGGTGGAGGTCCACCTTTCTTTCTACCTTCTTTCTCCTGCTGAGGTTTAACAGCTGGAATGTGTCTCTGGCTGCAGCTTCCTGTTGTTTAATGAGTTTTTCCAACTGGcgcgtgcgcgcacacacacacacacacacacacacacgcgcgcacacacacacgcacgcacgcacgcacgcacgcacgcacacacacacacatgcacacacacacacacacagcaaagggAAAAGTTTTGACTGCAGAAACAACAAGTGGCAATCAGAGTTTTATTCCTCGcagctctgcttttgttttccatCAGTCCTGAGAGTGATGATTTCATTCTCCAATGTCCAACAGAACATTTGAATGTTAAAGACGTTTGTTTCTTCTGTCGGACCGTAACCCTGGGAACGAGGTTTTACCTGTTTTCTGAGGTGGATGATGATGTCAGAGGGTCGGGACAGAGTTTCTTTCTGATTGGTCCTCAGAGCAGGAAGAGAACCTgaagacaggaaaaacaaaaatcaataagCGCTTTCAACAAGTCAGAGTTTCTTCTTCGTGTGTCTGCAGCGCAGCCGCCTCACCGCTGGGACTCCTCCAGGGGTTGGAGATCTTTCGAAGTTTGAGAGGAGCTCCAGCGAACTGGGCGTAggcctgaaaaaaaagaagaaaacacgaCAACACATGAGAAACAcaattcaaactttttttttatacagcaccaactcacagcaacagtcaaGCTGCTCTGTATTGTGAAGGCCCGCAACAAAGGACGACCCCTATGACCGCGGCAAAAATGACCCCAGATGAATGAAAGTGAACTTTCAGGAGTCCAGAATCTGCATTTTACGCTCCACACTCTAAACAAacgttatttattgtttaccctggtgtttagttttgcttccttctTTGTGCCTGTGGGAGCGCTGACCTGCTGATGGACCTGTCAGAAGAAAAGCATCCAGGAAACAGACCGTCTGGACCTGATTTCATCACAATCCATCCGACGGTCGTTGAGACATTTCAGTCTGAACCGCAGTGTTGGACTGAGCAACATTTCCATGTGTGGAGCCAAGCAGGCAGCCTGAGCAAACCCACTCAGACCACACTGACATGATGTCTTCACGGGAAACTCAGACGAGTTCAAGGACTCGTTCAGCAGAAACTACAGCCCCGATGTTACGATCAGATCAGACtttccagagttgggaccagaaAACCTCTGAAAACAAAGCTGCAGACCGAGAGAACCGTCAGTCACCGAGGACGAGGACGCTCATTATCCGGAGACCTGCTGACCCGAGGCTCAAAGAGCTGCTGTAAGACAAACACCTGAAAGCTTCCTGAagcctctctgttcctctcttcaGTCAGAAAATCACTGACCCAATTATTTCTGccagacagaaacaaaaacaaccttataacgaggtcccgctcacacGAAGAGTTTTTGAATTACTATGCCCACACATTCCTCTAAAGGTGGGCGTGGCCAAACTTGGAAGCTGGATTCcctgaatattaaaaggtttaTAAAAAGTTGGGAAGCTGTGAAAAACAAGAGGCGCGTAATGCTGGATACAAGAAACGGAGCGATATTTCCCCGAGTATATTGGTGATCGTTATTAGTGCATTTGTGTTCATAGAACTTCATGTTTTCCTGGAGTGTTTTGCCTCAAAAATATGCAGTTATGATTGAAAATAACCAAAATGTAACATCACACAATGGTTTTTTATGTTCTCTGTCTTTTGTCAATTgcctgcaatttaaaaaaaaaactactgtaACGGTCAGAGGATAATTAGTAATGAGCAGCGGGGGATTGGGACCGACTGCTCTTACAGTAAAAGCTGGAGGTGACTCAATTCTTCtggaaagaaagaataaaagctTCGCTCAGAGTCGAGAGCCTCGTTCTGCTTTTACAACCAGAAAAAATGAGGAAGAATTTCCCCATAAATGTGCAGCAGTGAAGTCAGAGGACGATGAAAGCGGAGCTGTTTGTTCCACGCAGCTGTGGCAGAGCGTGAGCTGATCTCAGTAACACGGGCTGCACAGTCACTCTCCAGGCGCGATGGACGCGCTGGATGTGCTGAAAACAGAAGAGTGTCGTCCACTCCTCTGCTAAACAGTTACATGCAGAAACAAAGGGAAAGAGTCCTCATGACTCCCAGTAAAACCAAACGCTTCATAACACTGCATCTCACAAATGATAGAAGCTGAATGTGAGCAAAACGACATCACAAATAAAAATGGTGATAAATGTGTTGAATCTGAATAAATGCAGCCTGTTCGTGACCTCGGTTAAGAACAGGCTGCGAGCGCCGGGGTCACAGCTGGACGCTGAGATAACAACTCGGACTGAGAGACgcttaaaagaaaacacacaacaggAAGACATCATTTGTCACGATGAAGTGCTGAAAGTCTTTCACTTCACCTGTGTGGACGGCTGAAGCTCCGCCTCCTATCTGCTGAGACCACAATAAGAAAACCAAGAAAGCTCTGATTGAGTGTAAAGTGCAGTGGTGGATTCACATTTCTCCGGTGGTTtggaaaaacagcagcagtgacacatTAGTGTTTTCCAACCGCTGCTGAGGAGCCCGTCATTACCCAGCATGCACTGCTGCTCTGCTGTGTGATTTCAGtccaacacaaacatgtttcaatcaGCTTTAATCACTCAGCAGAGCTCTGAGGCCCTCAGCGCGGTCTGCAGGCGGGGATCATCGTACCCACACTGTCACCAGAGTCTCTGGACCACGGCAGTAATGGAAACTCTGCAGCCACAAAGCATTCTGGGTGGTCGCGAGTCTTTAACTACACCTAATGCCTCCACTTAAAGGACAAGTCCCCCGTTTTTAAGCATGAACTGAATGAATGATGAGGGAAGCTGCTTTTATAGGACGGTAGAAAGTCACAGCTCTGCTCCTACAGAACAGACTCGTTTCTTTGCCTTTGTGGATGACGCAGTTCTGCTGTTTAAAATTAAGACAAGTGCAAGTGCATTAGCAGCAGCACACTGCTgcgcacacacactgctgcacacacactgctgcgcacacacactgctgcgcacacacactgctgcacacacactgctgcacacacagggctgctgctgctgattataaaacataagaaaagaaaatatgtctACAAAAAGGCAAGAAGACATTTTTGCACTGTCCATAAGTTTAGTTTTTCGCTCAGCAGTGTGACTGTTTGCGTCTGCTGGTGAATGCCTGCACCATCAGGACACAGGGTAAGGAGCTGGTCAGGTGGGAGGAGCTCAGAGGGGGACGGTTCCAGCTTCTGACCAGGACTCCTCCTGAGCGCCTCCTTTGTGAGGCACTGAGGCGTGTCCAGATGGAAT
The DNA window shown above is from Astatotilapia calliptera chromosome 11, fAstCal1.2, whole genome shotgun sequence and carries:
- the mtx1a gene encoding metaxin-1a, which translates into the protein MAAPDELFCWEGDWGLPSVSTDCLVVLAYAQFAGAPLKLRKISNPWRSPSGSLPALRTNQKETLSRPSDIIIHLRKQKFNADYDLSAKEGADSLAFISLMEEKLMPALIYAFWIEPKNYVDVTRRWYAEHMPFPLNFFLPGRMQRQQLEKLRLLRGDERLEAGEELEKELYRDAAECMNLLSQRLGSHKFFFGDSPSSLDAYVFGHLAPILKCKLPNGKLQQHLKTLDNLTNFCTNILQLYFPKDGRESFSQKTSPHSEGGDFDHVPNKRRKQFLSALVALGAMLSYALLTGMVSIQHAHHEALEEPPDLQDIGSHHDHEDEGDG